The Dama dama isolate Ldn47 chromosome 29, ASM3311817v1, whole genome shotgun sequence DNA window AGGGATCTGCAGCAATGTGTTCTAGAAGGAAGAGAAGTGTGGGAGGAGTACATGGACTGACAATAATCAGCCTCCACTCTACATCAAACACTAAAGAAAACCCATCCTTTGTTTTAAAGAGCTTAACTACCAGAGCGATCTGGTAGAATCCCTTATAAATGTGAAAACCATAGAGCTGACAGAGCCTGGCTTCCTATGTAAAGTAGGACAGAAAAAATGGAGCCTAAGATCAAGCCAAAAACGTGTTCATGGAAGACAGGAGAGCAACATTTATGCATGAGAGACAAGGCAATAACATGTGTAAATTCAAATGCACATCGATTCTCACTTAAGACAAAGACCTTTCTAATTTCATTGAGAAGTATCCATTTGGATGGGCACATCTGAAGTTACTAAGAGAAGACAAAATTAATAGTCTAGATAGAAAACATTTCTTTGACTGTATTGGAAATAcataacagaaaaccaaaaaaggaagcaaaagtgtacagaaacaattagaaaatgaaaactaccaTGTTCCCTATTTAATGGCCTTGCTTAGAAAGCATGGCATCAGAGAACCTACCTCAAGGTTCCACCAGACACCATCGCAGTctggccagcagcagcagcctcatctTCCCCATGGCCTTCGTGCTCTCTCTACTGATGGCCCTGGTGCTGGTCAGCTACGGCCCAGGAGGATCCCTGGGCTGTGACCTGTCTCAGAACCACGCGCTGGTTGGCAGGAAGACCctcaggctcctgggccaaatgaGGAGACTCTCCCCTCGCTTCTGTCTGCAGGACAGAGTGGACTTCGCTTtcccccaggagatggtggagggcggccagctgcaggaggcccaggccatCTCTGTGCTCCACGAGATGCTCCAGCAGAGCTTCAACCTCTTCCACACAGAGCGCTCCTCTGCTGCCTGGGACACCACCCTCCTGGAGCAGCTCCGCACGGGACTCCATCAGCAGCTGGACGACCTGGATGCCTGCCTGGGGCAGGTGATGGGAGAGGAAGACTCTGCCCTGGGAAGGACGGGCCCCACGCTGGCCGTGAAGAGGTACTTCCAGGGCCTCCATGTCTACCTGCGAGAGAAGGAATACAGCGCCTGTGCCTGGGAAATCGTCAGACTGGAAATCATGAGATCCTTCTCTTCATCAACCAGCTTGCAAGAAAGGTTAAGAGTGATGGATGGAGACCAGAACTCACCTTGACATGACTCTCACTGACTAAGATGCCACATCCGCCTTGCACACTCACCTGTGTTCATTTCAGAAGACTCTGATTTCTGCTTTAGCCACAGTGTTTCTCGAATTCAATCAATAGTACTGTCTAGTAGCAATAAGCAAGTAGATATAAAAAGTATTCAGCTGCATGGGAATCAGTCCATAAGTCATGACTGCCCTGatgttatttgtctttatttatgtatttattttatttattcttttatctgatcatatttacattttcatataaaaatggtTGTCTACATTGtaatgaaatttagaaaatatgttcATTTCCTTAATAttgtaatttcttttatttattaaattcttatgaacgtaaatttgttttttcattctgaAAACCTACATacttattttgtctattttttcataatgaaaacCTAAATACTTATTTCGTCTATACCTATTGTGGAATAGCATTTGTCCATTTATACTACAGAATAGTCCTACCACTTTTCAGGAAATGATTCTCAAAAGATGAAAttcctggaattccctggcagtgcagtggctaggactccgtgcttccactgtgAGAAGCTCAGGTACCAtggatacctggtcagggaactaagattctgcaagctgtgGAGTGCAGCCCGGcctccaccccccaaaaaaaaacaggtaGAAAGGAGTCTCTGAAACTGTGGTAAATGATTAGTCCTGAAGTCACAAGTATAACTAGTTTATACCCAGTCAGCAAAGAACGGTTGGTGTCAGTATGTGGGGGGAGGACTCATCCCCTCCAGGGAAGTTGCCAACATGAGGTGCCGAGAGGCTGATCCTGACACCTGTtactctccctcccacctcctcctcagcCCTGCTTTACTGGACAATCCACTCCCTTACACAATATCTTCACTGCCTCCAACACAGGACCTGTGTTCTGTGATGCTTTCTACCTTCAACGTTTCTCTCAGTGGAAATCACTGGAAGACAGCACAAGTGAAGGGAGAGTTCTCCAAGTTTCAAAACCTTGGAATTGCAGCTCTGCTATTTCACAGCAGGGTGACCCTGAAAAATATCACAAACACtaaggagaaggacatggcaacccactccagtattctttcttgaaaatcccatggacagaggagcttcgtgggctacagtccgtgggtcacgagagtcagtcacgactgaaccaacttagcatgcacgcaggcatGCATGCTGTCTTGATCTTCTTCTCAAGTATGGGGAAAATAACAGTAGTTTTTCAGAGGACTACTGTTTGGATCAATGAGTCCATATTCCAAGAAGGGTAAAAGTGTGCCTGGCAGAAATAATCAGGACAGTGAGAGTCCCAGAGTAGCTGCCCACGGGGACGAGACAGGACAGCTGGCCTGAGGCAGTGACTGAAAGGCAACACTAGAAAGACGCTAGGTCTTCggtaaaaatatttaacttggGTGCTAGTTTCACAGTATATTCAGTGTGTGAACTCTCCTGTGCTCAATGTTCCATCAAAACTTCAGTCTCTAAGTGCTGGCAGTGTCACCCCCGAGAGTCAGTCCTTCTCAGAAATTATGCCTTTAGAGGAGAGACTGCTAGAAGTGTATGCAGGTGTCTTATACGCAAGTGGGAGTCTTTCTCT harbors:
- the LOC133048523 gene encoding interferon omega-1-like; translation: MAFVLSLLMALVLVSYGPGGSLGCDLSQNHALVGRKTLRLLGQMRRLSPRFCLQDRVDFAFPQEMVEGGQLQEAQAISVLHEMLQQSFNLFHTERSSAAWDTTLLEQLRTGLHQQLDDLDACLGQVMGEEDSALGRTGPTLAVKRYFQGLHVYLREKEYSACAWEIVRLEIMRSFSSSTSLQERLRVMDGDQNSP